The proteins below come from a single Papaver somniferum cultivar HN1 chromosome 11, ASM357369v1, whole genome shotgun sequence genomic window:
- the LOC113324813 gene encoding uncharacterized protein LOC113324813, whose amino-acid sequence MQHLIRDGYLRQFVRQAPQTTTAPDAPVHQVRIGRSTQFVNTISHSATQEYNLSPGITSRIHKRDHNGKEIFSVAKALPMEPWMMQLISFSAKDVPMNGQAHSYHLVITLLIEEWGVRRILVDSGSSVEVLFYDTFRRMELSDDILVTLTYRIYGFNGIVTIPKGEVTLRVSDGGGYLDTLTTFCVVDVASPYEAIIGRPWIAGIKGVASAYHQRMRFPTYKGIEEVVGDPKEAMQCMQVDIQINEERRARQRRDKNKAKEAKAAEELEKVISQAVMAYEAKEQETL is encoded by the coding sequence ATGCAACATCTCATCCGAGATGGATACCTGAGGCAGTTCGTCCGACAAGCACCCCAGACAACCACCGCGCCCGATGCACCTGTTCATCAGGTTCGAATCGGCAGATCAACTCAGTTTGTGAACACCATCTCACACTCAGCCACACAGGAGTATAATCTGAGTCCAGGAATCACCTCTAGAATCCACAAGAGGGACCATAATGGTAAAGAAATTTTCAGTGTAGCCAAGGCCCTGCCAATGGAACCTTGGATGATGCAACTTATTTCCTTCTCGGCCAAGGATGTCCCAATGAACGGTCAAGCCCATAGTTACCACTTGGTCATTACCTTGCTGATTGAAGAATGGGGAGTGAGAAGGATACTGGTAGACAGTGGGAGCTCGGTCGAGGTGCTTTTCTACGACACCTTCAGGAGAATGGAATTGTCAGATGACATTCTCGTTACCTTAACATATCGAATTTACGGCTTCAATGGGATCGTAACCATCCCAAAGGGCGAAGTAACTCTGAGAGTATCGGATGGGGGTGGATATCTGGATACTCTAACCACATTCTGCGTAGTCGACGTCGCCTCACCCTACGAAGCCATTATCGGAAGACCTTGGATCGCCGGTATTAAAGGGGTGGCATCGGCCTACCATCAAAGGATGAGATTTCCAACGTATAAAGGTATAGAAGAGGTCGTTGGCGACCCCAAGGAGGCCATGCAATGTATGCAAGTCGATATTCAAATAAATGAGGAACGACGAGCACGTCAACGAAGGGATAAAAACAAGGCCAAAGAAGCCAAGGCGGCAGaagagttggaaaaggttatctCCCAGGCGGTCATGGCGTACGAAGCAAAGGAGCAAGAAACCTTATAG
- the LOC113324814 gene encoding serine/arginine-rich splicing factor SR45-like, whose product MASTSETGRTLRNRTVTSNSMQEGVTGPRQENDRPPPPERPRAAARGMPTVEEEVDLGRDDDLTPLERIIPAQRMDDQIDGFTASDTEDDEESLIVHAQRRRARQQAEYQEALGREQERLRQVQLGREAASGIIPPPSIQIPPILLVPPPLTIAQPPAHLSHPNGHSSHESTDPTLLAILEGKRRQEVALRELQQRNLALEFENYQLRNQRSRSRGSSSRGKSGNQGRSGRLPPTAGPSNPGRSGKPPIPPPRGYGPPENSSNEEERPEEMRGRTAQQRPSSGS is encoded by the coding sequence ATGGCGAGCACTTCAGAGACGGGAAGAACGCTAAGGAACCGCACAGTTACCAGCAACAGCATGCAGGAAGGAGTGACAGGGCCGAGACAAGAGAATGATCGACCACCACCACCTGAGAGACCTAGAGCAGCCGCGAGAGGTATGCCAACTGTGGAGGAGGAAGTCGACttgggaagagatgatgatctcaCACCATTGGAGCGGATTATCCCGGCCCAGAGGATGGACGATCAGATAGATGGGTTTACGGCATCAGACACGGAAGATGACGAGGAATCGCTTATCGTGCATGCCCAGAGGCGCAGAGCGAGGCAACAAGCCGAATATCAGGAGGCCCTAGGGCGAGAGCAAGAAAGGCTTAGGCAAGTACAGCTAGGCCGAGAAGCAGCTAGTGGAATCATCCCACCCCCATCTATTCAAATACCCCCTATACTACTAGTTCCACCGCCGTTGACAATAGCACAACCTCCGGCTCACTTGAGCCACCCAAATGGCCATTCCAGTCACGAGAGTACGGATCCAACACTACTCGCCATTCTTGAAGGAAAAAGGAGGCAAGAGGTGGCACTAAGAGAGCTGCAACAGAGGAACCTGgcactggagtttgagaactatcAGCTGCGGAACCAGAGGTCCAGGTCGAGGGGATCCTCCAGCCGAGGAAAATCGGGCAATCAAGGCCGATCAGGGCGATTACCACCAACAGCAGGACCGAGTAATCCTGGCCGATCAGGGAAACCCCCGATACCACCTCCCCGAGGGTATGGTCCACCAGAGAATTCATCAAATGAGGAAGAACGACCAGAAGAAATGAGAGGTCGTACAGCTCAACAGAGGCCAAGCTCAGGGAGTTAG